A stretch of Channa argus isolate prfri chromosome 16, Channa argus male v1.0, whole genome shotgun sequence DNA encodes these proteins:
- the LOC137100961 gene encoding protein unc-79 homolog isoform X12 has translation MSTKAEQFASKIRYLQEYHNRVQHNIYPVPSGTDIANTLKYFSQTLLSILSRTGRKENQEASNLAVPMTMCLFPVPFPLTPSLRPQVSSINPTVTRSLLYSVLRDAPSDRGGQGQQSRDAQLSEYPSLDYQGLYVTLVTLLDLVPLLQHGQHDLGQSIFYTTACLLPFLSDDILSTLPYTMISTLATFPPFLHKDIIEYLSTSFLPMAILGSTRREAGVPAYVNLSASSMLMIAMQYTSNPVYHCQLLECLMKHKQEVWKDLLYVISYGPSQVKPPAVQMLFHYWPNLKPPGAISEYRGLQYTAWNPIHCQHIECHNAINKPAVKMCIDPTLSVALGDKPPPLYICEECSQRIAGDHAEWLVDVLLPQAEISAICQKKNCSSHVRRAVVTCFSAGCCGRHGNRPVRYCKRCHVNHHSSEVGAAAETHLYQTSPPPINTRECGAEELVCTVEAVISLLKEAEIHAEQREFELNRRRQMGLSASHHSLDNIEFDNKEDDQHDQRLLSQFGIWFLVSLCTPNENTPTESLARLVSMVFQWFHSTAYMMDDEVGSLVEKLKPQFVTKWLKTVCEVRFDVMVMCLLPKPAEFARVGGYWDKSCSTVTQLKEGLNRILCLIPYNVISQPLWECFMPEWLEAIRTEVPDHQLKEFREVLSKMFDIELCPLPFSMEEMFGFISCRFSGYPASVQEQALLWLHVLSELDIVVPLQLLIGMFSDGVNSLKELANQRKARVSDLTGNTGTRRSCVLRLQVSVVSDPGRRGQHNTLSPFPSPFRSPFRSPLRCSPFKNLGHATGHCALDLDCDDDDMNLGCFILMFDLILKQMELQDDGVMLGLDSSLGKDIVGIINNVFQAPWGGSHTCQKDEKALECSLCQSSILCYQLGCELLERLTPREEIRLVEPTDNLEETLLMPQPGFCFGVENESEEGDNPSGTNTDNPSNHSPDNAPMKNNSDKKFSYQQLPVSLKLIYTILQEMSKFEEPDILFNMLNCLKILCLQGECLYIARKDHPQFLAYIQEKMLIPCLWSMLKSEFCQLAHLAVPQLLHALSLSHGADIFWNLINTNFNNKDWKIRFEAVEKVAVLCRFLDIGAVTKNHLLKYSLAHAFCCFLASVEDVNPAVATRARLLLDTIKRPALQGLCLCMDFQFDTVVRDRPVILSKLLLLHFLKKDVPALSWEFFVNRFETLSLEAQLHLDCNKEFPFPTTITAVRTNVANLSDAAMWKIRRARFARNRQKSVRSLRDSVKGQTVSKRAFSLPESLSNRLRQTPSPEDDSIIRDLLPEDAGIDHQTVHQLIMVLMKFMSKDQSSAEADIGSAKAFNTVKRHLYVLLGYDQQEGCFMIAPQKMRTSTCFNAFIAGIAQVMDYNISLGKQLLPLVVQVLKYCTCPQLRHYFQQPPRCSLWALKPHIRQMWLKALLVILYKYPYRDMDGSKVVLHLIHITINTLNAQYHSCRPHATAGPLYSDNSNVSRYSEKEKEEDSVFDESDVHDTPTGAANKESQTFFARLKRIGGSKSVKYQPVELNAKKSEIELSEYRESSVLQDSILHCVREESTRKKRLQAMHKQKSLDISNTDSILFNLDEHRRKSCIDRCDLQAAPVILPPSSATSHSRHHGKGSSDGSSVRVEGGDPVDRRGSRGGQSDISKPVIPEVRLSCMETFEDKMDQSSLAGSIQEKDDQDLIDLSSDCTSIPEKHSLLSMSDSDSLVFEPLPPLRIVESDEEYDPNTIISSRLNGSPKVASPASSNTLRLSPVVQVSVEDCASDKTIPDLLVGEEKKPNIVTPSTSLDLPDRQENVCHESPMTLKQKRDLLRKTPRVPDTSLDDMSMTPEEVKTGTGPGTSPSGRTIFLNIPEDKAEALSLPEKSKSNSNDEEEDGDDEEDDDMGDDADSDPKPENTDDNDEAEFKIQIVPRQRKQRKIAVSAIQREYLDISFNTFDKLGGDQTAETDHKVLSLEKPRESASAPTLEAAMPETSHRSSVSTQYRQVKRGSLGTLTMSQLMKRQLEHQSSAPHNISTWETGPTKTSLLSAPSTVSMFVPAPEEFIDEQPTTMSDRCRDCAAVLEEYDEETLSLAVVVLSMFIHLSPDLAAPMLLDIMQSVGRLASSANFSGQAERYETSKQSQPMLIPGNVAGVAKQFLRCMFHQLAPNGILPQLFQSNIKDGSFLRTLASSLIDFNELSSVAALNMLLEGLNNKKNLPAGGTMLHCLDNIATFMEALPMDSPSNLWPTICNQFQTFLTKLPSVLPLKCPMDSSLRIIICLLKIPTTNATRSLLEPFSKLLSFVIQYGIFSLSYLVELCGLCYKAFNKERDKFYMSRIVVLELLQALKFKSSLPDTNLLLLVQFVCADIGTRLAESTIIQKHMISTLPGCTTAAMECMRQYISELLDFIADMHTLTKLKSHMKACCQPLHEDTFGGNLKVGLAQVAAMEISKGNHRDNKAVVRYLPWLYHPPSTMQQGPKEFIECVSHIRQLSWLLLGSLTHCSLHQGSTSCMPIPLDAGSHIADHLIVILIGFPEQSKTSVLHMCSLFHAFMFAQLWTIYCEQAAAAPSLQNQNQTEFSSIAILTGLEFWSRVTPSILQLMAHNKVMVEMVCLHVISLMEALQECNSTIFVKLIPMWLPMIQSNLKHLSAGLQLRLQAIQNRVNHQNLQGQTSGAPPFALRKWLQCTQFKMAQVEIQSSEAASQFYPM, from the exons ATGTCTACGAAGGCAGAGCAGT TTGCCTCTAAGATACGATACTTGCAAGAGTATCACAACCGAGTGCAACACAATATTTACCCTGTGCCCTCCGGAACAGACAttgcaaacacactgaaatactTTTCCCAAACCCTGCTCAG CATTCTGTCCCGCACAGGCAGGAAGGAGAACCAGGAAGCTTCCAATTTGGCCGTGCCCATGACCATGTGTCTTTTTCCTGTGCCATTCCCACTCACCCCATCTCTAAGACCACAAGTCAGTTCCATCAACCCTACAGTTACTCGCTCCCTCCTTTACAGCGTTCTGCGCGATGCCCCATCAGACCGCGGGGGGCAGGGGCAGCAGAGTCGGGACGCTCAGCTCTCAGAGTACCCCTCTCTGGACTATCAGGGCCTCTATGTGACCCTCGTGACCCTGCTTGACCTGGTGCCCCTGCTGCAGCACGGTCAGCATG ATCTGGGACAGTCCATATTTTACACAACAGCTTGCCTCCTGCCATTTCTCAGTGATGACATTCTCAGCACTTTGCCCTACACTATGATCTCCACCTTAGCCACATTTCCCCCTTTCCTCCACAAAGACATCATTGAGTACCTGAGCACCTCTTTCCTCCCTATGGCTATAT TGGGCTCCACTCGGAGGGAGGCTGGAGTTCCGGCCTATGTCAATTTATCTGCTTCCTCTATGCTCATGATTGCAATGCAATACACCTCAAATCCAG TATATCACTGTCAATTGTTGGAGTGTCTAATGAAGCACAAGCAGGAAGTGTGGAAG GACCTTCTTTATGTCATATCTTATGGCCCGTCACAAGTAAAGCCTCCAGCTGTGCAGATGCTGTTTCATTACTGGCCCAACCTGAAGCCACCAGGAGCCATCAGTGAATATAGAGGCCTGCAGTACACAG CCTGGAACCCTATCCACTGTCAACATATTGAGTGCCACAACGCCATCAATAAACCTGCTGTAAAG ATGTGCATAGACCCAACTCTTTCTGTTGCACTGGGAGACAAGCCCCCCCCTCTTTACATATGTGAGGAGTGCAGCCAGAGGATAGCTGG AGACCACGCTGAATGGCTAGTTGATGTACTCCTGCCCCAAG CAGAAATATCTGCCATTTGTCAAAAGAAG AACTGTAGCTCTCATGTTAGGAGGGCTGTGGTCACCTGCTTCTCAGCTGGCTGCTGTGGGCGCCATGGCAACCGGCCTGTCCGCTACTGCAAGCGTTGCCATGTCAACCACCACAGCAGCGAGGTGGGGGCTGCGGCGGAGACCCATCTTTACCAGACCTCGCCCCCACCCATCAACACGCGGGAGTGTGGAGCCGAGGAGCTTGTGTGCACAGTGGAAGCTGTTATTAG CCTTCTCAAAGAGGCAGAAATTCATGCAGAACAACGTGAGTTTGAGCTGAACAGGCGTCGTCAGATGGGCCTGTCCGCCTCCCACCATTCTCTGGACAACATTGAGTTCGATAACAAGGAGGATGACCAGCATGACCAGCGCCTCCTCAGTCAGTTTGGGATCTGGTTCCTG GTGAGCCTGTGTACTCCTAATGAGAACACACCCACAGAGAGTCTGGCTCGTCTTGTGAGCATGGTCTTTCAGTGGTTTCACTCCACCGCCTACATGATGGATGATGAGGTTGGAAGCCTGGTAGAGAAGCTCAAGCCTCAGTTCGTCACCAAGTGGCTGAAGACAGTGTGTGAAGTGCGCTTTGATGTGATGGTTATGTGTCTGCTGCCTAAACCCGCTGAATTTGCCAGG GTGGGAGGTTACTGGGACAAATCATGTAGCACGGTGACTCAGCTGAAGGAGGGCCTGAACCGCATCCTGTGTCTGATACCTTATAATGTTATCAGTCAGCCACTGTGGGAGTGCTTTATGCCTGAATGGCTGGAGGCCATCCGTACTGAAGTGCCCGACCACCAGCTCAAAGAGTTTCGCGAAGTACTCAG CAAGATGTTTGATATTGAGCTGTGCCCCCTGCCTTTCTCCATGGAGGAAATGTTTGGCTTCATAAGCTGCAGATTCTCTGGCTACCCAGCATCTGTACAAGAGCAGGCTTTGCTGTGGCTACAT GTGTTGTCAGAACTGGACATTGTGGTTCCTCTTCAGCTGCTCATTGGGATGTTCTCAGATGGAGTGAACTCACTGAAGGAGCTGGCCAATCAGAGAAAGGCACGTGTCTCAGATCTGACTGGCAACACTGGAACTCGAAGG TCATGTGTGCTTCGCCTGCAGGTGAGTGTGGTATCTGACCCAGGACGCCGTGGGCAACACAACACCCTCAGCCCTTTCCCCAGCCCCTTCAGGAGCCCATTCCGCAGCCCCCTACGCTGCAGCCCCTTTAAAAACCTGGGTCACGCTACTGGCCACTGCGCCCTGGATCTtgattgtgatgatgatgacatgaATCTTGGCTGCTTCATCCTCATGTTTGACCTCATCCTTAAGCAG ATGGAGCTCCAGGATGATGGTGTGATGCTGGGTCTAGACAGCAGCCTGGGGAAGGATATCGTAGGCATTATCAACAACGTCTTCCAGGCCCCATGGGGGGGCTCACATACCTGTCAGAAGGATGAGAAGGCCCTAGAGTGCAGTCTGTGCCAATCCAGCATCTTGTGCTACCAGCTGGGCTGTGAGCTCCTGGAGAGGCTGACCCCCCGGGAAGAGATACGTCTGGTG GAGCCCACAGATAATTTGGAGGAAACCTTGCTCATGCCTCAACCAGGTTTCTGCTTCGGGGTGGAGAATGAAAGTGAGGAAGGAGACAACCCAAGTGGCACAAACACTGACAACCCAAGTAACCACTCTCCCGATAACGCAC CGATGAAGAACAACTCTGATAAGAAGTTCTCCTACCAGCAGCTGCCTGTCTCCTTGAAGCTTATATACACCATTCTGCAG GAAATGTCAAAGTTCGAGGAGCCTGACATCCTGTTCAACATGCTCAACTGTCTGAAGATCCTGTGTCTGCAAGGAGAGTGTTTGTACATTGCACGTAAGGATCATCCCCAGTTCCTGGCCTATATCCAGGAGAAGATGCTCATCCCGTG tctgTGGTCCATGTTGAAGTCTGAGTTTTGCCAGTTAGCCCATCTGGCTGTCCCTCAGCTCCTTCATGCTCTCTCTTTATCCCATGGGGCCGACATTTTCTGGAACCTCATCAACACAAACTTCAACAACAAAGACTGGAAAATACGATTTGAAGCAG TTGAGAAGGTAGCAGTGTTGTGTCGGTTCCTGGATATTGGTGCAGTGACAAAAAACCACCTGCTGAAATATTCCCTGGCCCATGCTTTCTGCTGCTTCCTGGCGTCTGTGGAAGATGTCAACCCGGCTGTGGCCACCCGGGCCAGACTCCTGCTGGACACCATCAAGAGGCCGGCTCTGCAG GGGTTATGCCTGTGCATGGATTTCCAGTTTGACACTGTGGTGAGGGATCGACCAGTCATTCTCAGCAAACTCCTGCTGTTGCACTTCCTAAAGAAAGACGTTCCTGCACTCAGCTGGGAGTTTTTTGTAAACCGTTTTGAAACATTATCTCTGGAGGCTCAGTTACACCTGGACTGCAACAAGGAATTCCCTTTCCCAACTA CCATCACAGCTGTAAGAACCAATGTAGCCAACCTCAGCGATGCAGCGATGTGGAAGATACGACGAGCTCGTTTTGCCAGGAATCGGCAGAAGAGCGTACGTTCCCTGCGTGACAGTGTAAAGGGACAGACAGTGTCTAAACGGGCTTTTTCACTCCCTGAGTCACTGAGCAACCGTCTTC GCCAGACCCCCTCTCCAGAGGACGACAGCATCATCAGAGACCTGCTTCCTGAGGACGCCGGCATAGATCACCAGACGGTACACCAGCTGATCATGGTGCTCATGAAATTTATGTCCAAAGACCAAAGCAGCGCCGAAGCCGACATCGGCAGTGCCAAAGCTTTCAACACTGTTAAGCGTCACCTGTATGTGCTGCTGGGCTACGACCAACAGGAGGGCTGCTTCATGATTGCACCTCAGAAGATGCGCACCTCCACCTGCTTCAACGCCTTCATCGCTGGCATTGCACAA GTGATGGACTACAACATTAGTTTGGGGAAGCAGCTGCTCCCTCTGGTGGTCCAGGTGTTGAAGTACTGCACATGTCCTCAGCTGAGACACTATTTCCAACAACCACCTCGGTGCTCTCTTTGGGCCCTGAAGCCACACATCAGACAGATGTGGCTTAAAGCCCTGCTAGTTATTCTCTATAAG TACCCATATAGAGACATGGATGGCAGTAAAGTGGTCCTCCATCTGATCCACATTACCATCAACACCCTGAATGCCCAGTATCACAGCTGCCGTCCCCATGCCACAGCCGGACCCCTCTACAGTGATAACTCCAACGTGAGCCGCTACAGTGAGAAGGAAAAAG aAGAGGACAGCGTATTCGATGAGTCAGATGTTCACGACACGCCGACCGGTGCTGCTAACAAGGAGTCACAGACCTTCTTTGCCCGCCTCAAGAGGATTGGTGGCAGCAAATCTGTGAAGTACCAGCCAGTAGAGCTGAATGCCAAGAAAA GTGAAATTGAGCTGTCAGAGTACCGTGAATCCAGTGTCCTTCAGGACAGCATTCTGCACTGCGTGAGGGAGGAAAGCACCCGAAAGAAGCGGCTGCAGGCCATGCACAAGCAGAAGTCTCTGGATATTTCTAACACAGACTCCATCCTCTTCAATCTCGATGAACACAGACGGAAATCCTGCATTGATCGCTGTGACTTGCAGGCAGCCCCTGTGATCCTTCCCCCGTCCTCGGCCACATCCCACAGCAGACATCATGGCAAAGGGTCCTCAGATGGCTCTTCAGTTCGGGTGGAGGGCGGTGATCCTGTGGACCGACGAGGCTCTCGAGGTGGCCAGTCTGACATCTCCAAGCCTGTCATTCCAGAGGTCCGTCTAAGCTGCATGGAGACCTTTGAGGACAAGATGGACCAGAGCTCCCTTGCGGGATCAATTCAGGAGAAGGACGACCAAGATCTTATCGATCTCTCCTCTGATTGCACATCCATTCCAGAAAAACACTCCTTACTCTCCATGTCTGATAGCGACTCCTTAGTGTTTGAACCATTACCTCCTTTGAGGATTGTGGAGAGCGATGAGGAATATGACCCTAACACTATCATAAGCTCCAGACTTAATGGCAGTCCAAAGGTCGCTTCTCCTGCCAGCAGTAACACCCTAAGACTGTCTCCAGTGGTTCAGGTAAGTGTAGAGGACTGTGCCAGTGACAAGACCATCCCTGACCTTTTGGTAGGAGAAGAAAAGAAGCCAAACATAGTGACTCCCAGCACCTCGCTGGACCTTCCTGACCGGCAGGAAAATGTCTGCCATGAAAGCCCCATGACCCTGAAGCAGAAGAGAGACCTACTGAGGAAGACCCCGCGTGTCCCTGACACCTCATTAGATGACATGTCAATGACTCCCGAAGAGGTGAAAACTGGGACAGGGCCTGGGACAAGTCCTTCTGGAAGGACCATTTTCTTAAACATCCCAGAAGACAAAGCTGAGGCTCTTTCATTACCGGAGAAAAGCAAGAGCAACAGTAACgatgaagaagaagatggtgatgatgaagaggatgacGACATGGGCGATGACGCAGACAGTGACCCCAAACCTGAGAATACAGACGACAATGACGAGGCAGAGTTTAAAATTCAGATTGTTCCCCGACAGCGGAAGCAGAGGAAGATAGCTGTCAGCGCAATCCAGAGAGAATACTTGGACATCTCATTCAACACATTCGACAAGCTGGGTGGGGACCAGACTGCAGAAACTG ATCACAAAGTTTTGTCACTGGAAAAGCCACGTGAATCTGCCTCAGCCCCAACACTTGAAGCTGCTATGCCTGAAACAAGCCACCGCTCTTCAGTATCAA CTCAGTACCGTCAAGTGAAGCGCGGCTCACTGGGAACTCTGACTATGAGCCAGCTAATGAAGAGACAGCTAGAGCATCAATCCAGCGCACCACACAATATCAGCACCTGGGAAACAG GTCCTACAAAAACTAGTCTACTCTCTGCACCAAGCACAGTCAGCATGTTTGTTCCTGCACCTGAAGAGTTCATTGATGAGCAGCCTACCACAATGTCTGACAG ATGTCGGGACTGCGCGGCTGTGCTGGAGGAATATGACGAGGAGACACTCAGCCTTGCAGTGGTTGTTCTTTCCATGTTCATCCACCTCAGCCCCGATCTGGCAGCTCCCATGCTTCTCGACATCATGCAGTCTGTGGGCAG GTTGGCATCTAGTGCCAATTTTTCTGGACAAGCTGAGAGGTATGAGACTTCAAAGCAGTCACAGCC TATGTTGATCCCAGGGAATGTAGCAGGTGTAGCCAAGCAGTTCCTGCGCTGTATGTTTCACCAGCTGGCTCCTAATGGCATCTTGCCCCAGCTTTTCCAGAGTAACATCAAAG ATGGAAGTTTCCTGCGAACACTTGCATCTTCGCTGATAGATTTCAATGAGCTGAGTTCTGTTGCCGCACTCAATATGCTGCTAGAG GGCCTGAACAACAAGAAGAATTTACCAGCAGGGGGCACAATGCTGCACTGTCTGGACAACATTGCCACCTTCATGGAGGCTCTCCCCATGGATTCTCCTAGCAACCTGTGGCCAACCATCTGCAACCAGTTCCAGACTTTCCTTACAAAGCTGCCCTCTGTGCTTCCTCTGAAG TGCCCCATGGATTCCAGCTTGAGGATTATCATTTGTCTCCTGAAAATCCCAACTACAAATGCTACTCGG AGCCTCCTGGAGCCCTTCTCCAAGCTGCTGAGTTTTGTAATCCAGTATGGCATATTTAGTCTCTCCTACCTCGTAGAACTATGTGGACTGTGTTACAAAGCCTTCAATAAG GAGAGAGATAAGTTCTACATGTCTCGCATTGTGGTGTTAGAGCTTCTCCAGGCTCTCAAGTTCAAGTCTTCTCTGCCAGACACAAACTTGTTACTGCTGGTCCAG tttgtttgtgCAGATATCGGTACTCGGCTAGCAGAATCCACCATCATCCAAAAGCACATGATCTCAACACTGCCGGGG TGCACAACAGCAGCAATGGAATGCATGAGGCAATACATAAGTGAGCTCTTGGACTTCATTGCAGATATGCACACGCTAACCAAACTTAAA AGCCATATGAAGGCTTGTTGTCAGCCACTGCATGAGGACACTTTTGGTGGGAAcctgaaagtgggtttggcacAAGTTGCTGCCATGGAGATCAGTAAAGGAAATCACCGTGATAACAAAGCTGTGGTTCGATATCTTCCCTGGCTTTATCATCCACCATCCACCATGCAACAAgg gcCAAAAGAATTCATTGAGTGTGTGTCCCACATCCGTCAGCTGTCCTGGCTTCTTTTGGGCTCCCTGACACACTGTTCCCTACACCAGGGCTCCACCTCCTGCATGCCCATCCCTCTAGATGCTGGCTCCCACATCGCAGATCATCTTATTGTCATCCTCATTGGCTTCCCAGAACAGTCCAAG ACATCGGTGCTGCACATGTGCTCTCTGTTCCACGCCTTCATGTTCGCACAGCTGTGGACAATCTACTGCGAGCAGGCAGCTGCTGCTCCATCCCTGCAGAACCAGAACCAGACAGAGTTTTCTTCAATCGCCATCCTCACTGGCCTAGAGTTTTGGAGTCGGGTTACACCCAGCATCCTGCAGCTCATGGCACACAATAAAGTG